A genomic window from Silene latifolia isolate original U9 population chromosome 11, ASM4854445v1, whole genome shotgun sequence includes:
- the LOC141613089 gene encoding uncharacterized protein LOC141613089 has product MAFTPFTGVDHHKRSVTFCGALVAHEDADSFKWVFTRFLAAMGGKEPNYIITDQDPGILKAVPLVFKTAHHRYCMWHIMNKVPNKYGVTREDYSVFVKKLSVIIWDEDIEAAEFDAKWEEIGREHMVNNIDWFKQMYAKRKQWVMAHYTLKATCSCRMLERKGILCRHVIWIYSSNGVKIIPEQCVVNRWCKDAMLSKMFDSNGEATEYVDIIDGKQIAMSVMWSEIHQTVGMLMGKLKDDVDNFSSLIRQFKEKLSPLGSPLNKQQQLEKILGCSPSQEITILLPKQSKNKGSGKRMLSMKAKAVALTRKPKRMCKNCKRLANHD; this is encoded by the exons aTGGCCTTCACACCTTTCACCGGGGTTGATCACCATAAACGATCAGTCACTTTCTGTGGAGCGCTGGTTGCTCATGAAGATGCAGACTCGTTTAAATGGGTTTTCACCCGTTTTTTGGCTGCGATGGGTGGGAAAGAGCCTAATTATATTATCACCGATCAGGATCCTGGTATTCTTAAAGCGGTGCCCTTGGTGTTCAAGACAGCGCACCACCgatattgtatgtggcatatcatgaacaaggtACCAAACAAGTATGGAGTGACGAGAGAGGATTATTCTGTCTTTGTAAAGAAATTGAGTGTCATAATATGGGATGAAGACATTGAAGCGGCAGAgttcgatgcaaaatgggaagaaattggcagaGAACACATGGTTAATAACATTGACTGGTTTAAACAAATGTACGCTAAAAGGAAGCAGTGGGTTATGGCACATT ATACATTGAAAGCCACTTGTAGCTGCAGAATGCTTGAGAGGAAAGGCATTCTTTGCCGTCATGTCATATGGATTTACTCATCGAACGGAGTGAAGATTATTCCAGAACAATGTGTTGTTAATAGATGGTGTAAAGACGCAATGCTGTCTAAAATGTTCGATTCTAATGGTGAAGCAACTGAGTACGttgatataatagatggaaaGCAGATTGCGATGTCAGTAATGTGGTCAGAGATTCATCAGACAGTTGGTATGCTCATGGGCAAATTGAAGGATGATGTCGACAACTTTTCTAGTCTAATTAGACAGTTTAAGGAGAAACTGTCACCCTTAGGATCACCATTGAATAAACAACAACAGTTGGAGAAAATTCTTGGCTGTTCTCCTAGTCAGGAGATAACCATTTTGCTGCCTAAACAATCCAAAAACAAGGGAAGCGGAAAGAGAATGTTGTCAATGAAGGCAAAAGCAGTTGCCTTGACAAGGAAGCCAAAACGTATGTGTAAAAATTGTAAGCGATTAGCTAACCATGACTAA